The Streptomyces sp. Je 1-332 genome has a window encoding:
- a CDS encoding purine-nucleoside phosphorylase, whose protein sequence is MNASVISDDQGDPYVAADAAATRLRELTGAETHDVALVMGSGWAPAVDALGEPDAEFPVTELPGFPMPAVEGHGGRIRSISIGEKRALVFLGRTHYYEGRGVAAVAHGVRTAVAAGCKTIVLTNGCGGLRDGMRPGQPVLINDHLNLTATSPIVGANFVDLTDLYSPRLRALCKEIDPSLEEGVYAQFPGPHYETPAEIRMARTIGADLVGMSTVLEAIAAREAGAEVLGISLVTNLAAGMTGEPLNHEEVLQAGRDSATRMGELLGDVLGRI, encoded by the coding sequence GTGAACGCTTCAGTTATTTCGGATGACCAGGGCGACCCCTACGTCGCCGCCGACGCCGCCGCCACGCGTCTGCGTGAGCTGACGGGCGCCGAGACCCATGACGTAGCCCTTGTGATGGGCTCCGGCTGGGCGCCGGCGGTGGACGCGCTCGGCGAGCCCGACGCCGAGTTCCCCGTCACCGAGCTGCCCGGCTTCCCGATGCCGGCCGTGGAAGGACACGGGGGGCGTATCCGCTCCATCTCGATCGGGGAGAAGCGCGCCCTGGTCTTCCTGGGCCGCACCCACTACTACGAGGGCCGTGGCGTCGCCGCCGTCGCGCACGGCGTGCGTACCGCGGTGGCCGCGGGCTGCAAGACGATCGTGCTGACGAACGGCTGTGGCGGTCTGCGCGACGGCATGCGTCCCGGCCAGCCGGTCCTGATCAACGACCACCTCAACCTGACGGCCACGTCGCCGATCGTCGGCGCGAACTTCGTGGACCTCACGGACCTGTACTCGCCGCGGCTGCGCGCCCTCTGCAAGGAGATCGACCCCTCCCTCGAAGAGGGCGTCTACGCGCAGTTCCCCGGCCCGCACTACGAGACTCCGGCGGAGATCCGCATGGCCCGCACGATCGGTGCGGACCTGGTGGGCATGTCGACGGTCCTCGAGGCGATCGCCGCGCGTGAGGCGGGTGCGGAGGTGCTCGGCATCTCCCTGGTGACGAACCTCGCCGCGGGCATGACGGGTGAGCCCCTGAACCACGAGGAAGTCCTCCAGGCGGGCCGCGACAGCGCTACCCGCATGGGCGAGCTGCTGGGCGACGTCTTGGGCCGCATTTAA
- a CDS encoding gamma-glutamylcyclotransferase — MSLYAAYAGNLDPRLMSRRAPHSPLRQTGWLNGWRLTFGGEHMGWEGALATLVEAPRSQVFVTLYDVAPMDEDSMDRWEGVGLDIYRRMRVRVDTLDGEEPAWVYVLNGYEGGLPSARYLGEIADAAETAGAPHDYVMELRKRPC; from the coding sequence ATGTCGCTCTACGCCGCGTACGCCGGCAATCTGGATCCGCGGCTCATGTCACGCCGCGCCCCGCACTCGCCGCTGCGCCAGACGGGCTGGCTGAACGGCTGGCGGCTGACGTTCGGCGGGGAGCACATGGGGTGGGAGGGCGCACTCGCCACTCTCGTCGAGGCACCGCGCTCGCAGGTCTTCGTGACGCTCTACGACGTCGCCCCCATGGACGAGGACTCCATGGACCGGTGGGAGGGCGTGGGGCTCGACATCTACCGCAGGATGCGGGTGCGCGTGGACACCCTCGACGGCGAGGAACCCGCTTGGGTGTACGTCCTCAATGGTTACGAGGGTGGCCTGCCGTCCGCGCGCTATCTGGGGGAGATCGCCGACGCGGCGGAGACCGCGGGGGCGCCGCACGACTATGTGATGGAGCTGCGGAAGCGGCCCTGCTAG
- a CDS encoding NAD(P)H-quinone dehydrogenase, with protein MEYVTRIVIIGGGPGGYEAALVAAQLGAEVTVVDCDGLGGASVLTDCVPSKTLIATAEVMTTFDSSYEELGIIVADDTPHIDTPARVVGVDLGKVNRRVKRLALAQSHDITASVTRAGARVLRGRGRLEGQQDTDGSRKVVVRAADGTEETLVADAVLIATGGHPREVPDAQPDGERILNWTQVYDLDELPEELIVVGSGVTGAEFAGAYQALGSNVTLVSSRDRVLPGEDPDAAAVLEDVFRRRGMNVMSRSRAASAKRVGDRVEVTLNDGRVISGTHCLMAVGAIPNSSGMGLEEAGVKLKDSGHIWTDKVSRTSAPGVYAAGDVTGIFALASVAAMQGRIAMYHFLGDAVTPLNLKTVSSNVFTDPEIATVGYSQSDVDGGKIDARVVKLPLLRNPRAKMQGIRDGFVKIFCRPGTGIVVGGVVVAPRASELIHPISIAVDNNLTVEQIANAFTVYPSLSGSIAEVARQLHTRKSAGEA; from the coding sequence ATGGAGTACGTGACTCGGATCGTGATCATTGGCGGCGGACCCGGCGGATACGAGGCGGCACTCGTTGCCGCCCAGCTCGGCGCGGAGGTGACCGTCGTCGACTGCGACGGTCTTGGCGGGGCGTCGGTGCTCACCGACTGCGTCCCGTCGAAGACTCTGATCGCCACGGCCGAGGTGATGACCACCTTCGACTCCTCCTATGAGGAGCTCGGCATCATCGTCGCGGACGACACCCCGCACATCGACACCCCCGCCCGCGTGGTCGGCGTGGACCTGGGCAAGGTCAACCGCCGTGTGAAGCGCCTCGCGCTCGCGCAGTCCCACGACATCACCGCGTCCGTCACGCGCGCCGGCGCCCGCGTGCTGCGCGGCCGTGGCCGTCTGGAGGGCCAGCAGGACACCGACGGCTCGCGCAAGGTCGTCGTGCGCGCGGCCGACGGGACCGAGGAGACCCTCGTCGCCGACGCCGTGCTGATCGCGACCGGCGGGCACCCGCGCGAGGTTCCCGACGCGCAGCCCGACGGCGAGCGGATCCTCAACTGGACGCAGGTGTACGACCTGGACGAGCTCCCCGAGGAGCTCATCGTGGTCGGATCCGGTGTCACCGGTGCCGAGTTCGCCGGCGCCTACCAGGCGCTCGGGTCGAACGTCACGCTCGTCTCCAGCCGCGACCGCGTGCTGCCCGGCGAGGACCCGGACGCCGCCGCCGTCCTGGAGGACGTCTTCCGCCGCCGTGGCATGAACGTGATGTCGCGCTCCCGCGCCGCCTCCGCCAAGCGCGTGGGCGACCGCGTCGAGGTGACGCTCAACGACGGCCGTGTCATCTCCGGTACGCACTGTCTGATGGCCGTGGGTGCCATCCCGAACAGCAGCGGCATGGGCCTGGAGGAGGCCGGGGTCAAGCTCAAGGACTCCGGGCACATCTGGACCGACAAGGTCTCCAGGACGTCCGCTCCCGGTGTGTACGCCGCCGGTGACGTGACCGGGATCTTCGCGCTGGCCTCCGTCGCCGCCATGCAGGGGCGCATCGCGATGTACCACTTCCTCGGCGACGCGGTGACGCCGCTGAACCTGAAGACCGTCTCGTCGAACGTCTTCACCGACCCCGAGATCGCGACCGTCGGCTACAGCCAGTCCGACGTCGACGGCGGCAAGATCGACGCCCGTGTCGTCAAGCTGCCGCTCCTGCGCAACCCGCGCGCGAAGATGCAGGGCATCCGCGACGGCTTCGTCAAGATCTTCTGCCGTCCCGGTACGGGCATCGTGGTGGGCGGTGTGGTCGTCGCGCCGCGCGCTTCGGAACTGATCCACCCCATCTCGATCGCGGTCGACAACAATCTGACGGTCGAGCAGATCGCGAATGCGTTCACCGTGTATCCATCCCTTTCGGGCTCGATCGCCGAGGTCGCGCGTCAACTGCACACGCGGAAGTCGGCGGGCGAAGCCTGA